The Meiothermus cerbereus DSM 11376 genome includes a region encoding these proteins:
- a CDS encoding branched-chain amino acid ABC transporter permease: MSQSIFPFTLAFTALSILGALLVPQNGLTNLALLVSVGLVSLGKIPTAWRSGLLAVLALVLTILLRLNPSDKLAFYGLLAVLVAAFLLPNLSSLVRIALGAAILFIAVPIAGLTNSFLFELGIQIGIFAALALGLNVVVGQAGLLDLGFAAFFAIGAYTWGIFGSPQASQFIAGFPAAGLPGNYLYLFMALAVITAAITGVLIGLPALRLRGDYLAIVTLGLGEVVRVFANNLDKPINITNGPQGITPVNRPEVGPLTEFLRAIGAERLYGRPIDEPIAYSFFFYLLVLLVIGIVVLVNIRLANSRFGRAWVAIREDEIAAKAMGIPLLPTKLLAFATGAAFSGAMGAVFAAKQTFVSPESFTLQASINILAFVILGGMGSIGGAVVGAAAVTVLNIGILKDFSDLLNTWRQTGVTILGFNMANLPPQLNPAKYERLVFGLILILMMIFRPEGLIPEQRHKAELQEARQEAKEGGGK; this comes from the coding sequence ATGAGCCAGTCTATTTTTCCTTTCACCCTCGCCTTCACGGCCCTTTCCATTCTGGGGGCTTTGCTGGTACCCCAAAACGGGCTGACCAACCTGGCCTTGCTGGTATCGGTAGGTCTGGTAAGCCTGGGCAAAATACCTACCGCCTGGCGTTCAGGTCTGCTGGCCGTCTTGGCCTTGGTGCTCACCATCCTGCTTCGGCTGAACCCCAGCGACAAGCTGGCCTTCTACGGCCTTTTGGCCGTGCTCGTAGCGGCCTTTTTGCTGCCTAATCTGAGCAGTCTGGTGCGCATCGCCCTGGGGGCAGCCATCCTGTTTATCGCGGTGCCCATCGCCGGCCTGACCAACTCGTTCTTGTTTGAGCTGGGCATCCAGATTGGAATTTTTGCCGCGCTGGCGCTGGGCCTGAATGTGGTGGTAGGGCAAGCCGGGCTCTTGGATCTGGGCTTTGCGGCCTTTTTCGCTATTGGGGCCTATACCTGGGGCATTTTTGGCTCACCGCAGGCCTCCCAGTTTATCGCCGGCTTTCCTGCTGCGGGCCTGCCGGGCAATTACCTGTACCTGTTTATGGCCCTGGCTGTCATTACCGCGGCCATTACCGGGGTACTGATTGGCCTCCCCGCCCTGCGGCTGCGGGGCGACTATCTGGCTATCGTTACCTTGGGCCTGGGCGAGGTAGTACGGGTTTTTGCCAACAACCTCGACAAACCCATCAACATTACCAACGGCCCCCAAGGCATTACACCGGTTAATCGTCCTGAGGTGGGACCGCTTACCGAATTCTTGCGGGCCATCGGCGCAGAACGCCTGTATGGGCGCCCTATTGACGAGCCCATCGCCTACTCGTTCTTCTTCTACTTGTTGGTGCTGCTGGTGATTGGCATTGTGGTTCTGGTCAACATCCGGCTGGCCAACTCGCGCTTTGGGCGGGCCTGGGTGGCCATCCGCGAGGACGAGATCGCCGCCAAGGCCATGGGCATTCCACTTTTGCCCACCAAGCTGCTGGCTTTCGCCACCGGTGCTGCTTTTTCCGGCGCCATGGGCGCGGTTTTCGCCGCCAAACAAACCTTTGTGAGCCCCGAGTCCTTTACCCTGCAAGCCTCAATTAACATTCTGGCTTTCGTAATTCTGGGTGGCATGGGTTCCATTGGCGGAGCGGTGGTGGGCGCTGCTGCCGTCACGGTGCTCAACATCGGTATCCTCAAGGATTTCTCCGACCTGCTGAACACCTGGCGGCAGACCGGGGTCACCATTTTGGGCTTTAACATGGCCAACCTGCCCCCCCAGCTCAACCCCGCAAAATACGAGCGTCTGGTGTTCGGTTTGATTCTGATTCTAATGATGATTTTTAGACCCGAAGGGCTTATACCCGAGCAAAGGCATAAAGCCGAGCTACAAGAAGCCCGTCAGGAGGCCAAAGAAGGCGGTGGCAAATGA
- a CDS encoding ABC transporter ATP-binding protein: MPLLEVKDIHTYYGHIHALKGISLTVEEGEIVTLIGANGAGKSTTLRTISGMNKPRKGEVLYQGSPIHKLPADKIVGLGIGHVPEGRRIFPRMTVEENLEMGGFLIRDPKVVQERKEQAFALFPRLAERRHQKGGTLSGGEQQMLAIGRALMQDPKLLLMDEPSMGLAPVLVDFIFEIIQKLNQQGKTILLVEQNARLALQIAHRGYVLQTGHLTMSGPAKELATRPEIQEAYLGGH; encoded by the coding sequence ATGCCTCTGCTTGAAGTCAAAGACATCCACACCTACTACGGTCATATCCACGCGCTCAAGGGTATATCGCTCACGGTGGAGGAAGGCGAGATTGTTACCCTGATTGGCGCCAACGGCGCGGGAAAAAGCACCACCTTGCGCACCATCAGCGGCATGAACAAGCCCCGCAAGGGCGAGGTGCTGTACCAAGGCAGCCCCATACACAAACTGCCCGCCGACAAAATCGTGGGGCTGGGTATCGGGCATGTGCCCGAAGGGCGGCGCATCTTCCCCCGCATGACGGTGGAGGAGAACCTGGAAATGGGCGGCTTTCTGATCCGCGACCCTAAGGTGGTACAGGAGCGTAAGGAGCAAGCCTTCGCCCTGTTTCCGCGTCTGGCTGAACGGCGCCACCAAAAGGGCGGCACCTTGTCGGGGGGGGAGCAACAGATGCTGGCCATTGGGCGGGCCCTGATGCAAGACCCCAAGCTGCTGCTGATGGACGAGCCCTCGATGGGGCTGGCCCCGGTACTGGTGGACTTTATTTTCGAGATTATCCAGAAGCTCAACCAGCAGGGCAAAACCATCCTGCTGGTGGAACAAAACGCCCGTCTGGCCTTGCAAATCGCCCACCGCGGCTATGTGCTCCAAACCGGCCACCTGACCATGAGCGGCCCGGCCAAAGAGCTGGCAACCCGGCCTGAGATCCAGGAAGCCTACCTGGGCGGCCATTAA
- a CDS encoding cupin domain-containing protein has protein sequence MKARYAQTASLPGLEVPGAVLRPFAGEHLMLMRAEGKAGSPLAAHAHPHEQITLVVSGRLRLRIGEEWLELGPGDIAHVPSNVEHEAVFIEDSVVFDAFHPVRQDLLDKLR, from the coding sequence ATGAAAGCCAGGTATGCCCAAACAGCCAGCCTTCCGGGCCTCGAGGTGCCCGGTGCGGTGCTTCGCCCGTTTGCCGGCGAGCATCTGATGCTGATGCGGGCCGAGGGTAAAGCGGGTTCGCCCCTGGCCGCCCATGCCCACCCCCACGAGCAGATTACGCTGGTGGTTTCGGGGCGGTTGCGGCTGCGGATTGGGGAGGAGTGGCTCGAGCTCGGCCCTGGCGATATAGCCCATGTGCCCTCCAATGTTGAGCACGAGGCAGTTTTTATCGAAGACAGCGTGGTGTTCGATGCCTTCCATCCGGTGCGGCAGGATCTTTTAGACAAGCTCCGGTAA
- a CDS encoding ABC transporter permease, with protein sequence MAESANPVQALSSKRESPRWRRRLLRSPLAIAGFVFIGIFVLVAAFAPFISPYSPVEQNLRGTYVPPMRVEFRGPEGQPGLWVREVSRTPLGALEVGQELYPIRFLVRGEPWVWWGGLLRSDLHLFGVDGPIKFYLLGSDEQGRDILSRLAHGAWISLSIGLIAVSIGLFIGVPVGLVSGYFGGTFDLITQRIVEVMLSFPGILLAIVLVATLGTGLTNVMIAVGIAAIPVYARLVRGSVLALRDREFVEASRALGNRNRRILLWHILPNSLSPIIVQSSLQMAVAILFAAGLGFLGLGARPPEPEWGLMLARGREYLATAPHVATFPGLAIMFVALGFNLLGDALRDALDPRTAG encoded by the coding sequence ATGGCAGAATCTGCAAATCCTGTTCAAGCCTTATCTTCAAAGCGGGAGTCGCCCCGCTGGCGGCGGCGGCTGCTGAGAAGCCCGCTGGCCATTGCGGGTTTTGTATTTATCGGCATCTTTGTCCTGGTGGCGGCTTTCGCCCCTTTCATCTCGCCCTACAGCCCAGTCGAACAAAACCTGCGCGGCACCTATGTACCCCCCATGCGCGTTGAGTTTCGCGGCCCAGAAGGGCAGCCGGGCCTTTGGGTGCGCGAGGTGAGCCGCACACCACTGGGGGCGCTCGAGGTAGGCCAGGAGCTCTACCCCATCCGGTTCTTGGTGCGGGGTGAGCCCTGGGTGTGGTGGGGTGGTCTTTTGCGCAGCGACCTGCACCTTTTTGGCGTGGACGGCCCCATCAAGTTTTACCTGCTGGGCTCCGACGAACAGGGGCGCGATATTCTGAGCCGCCTGGCCCACGGCGCCTGGATTTCGCTTTCCATAGGCCTGATTGCCGTGTCCATAGGCCTTTTCATCGGCGTACCGGTGGGTCTGGTCTCGGGCTACTTCGGCGGTACTTTCGACCTGATCACCCAGCGCATCGTGGAAGTGATGCTTTCCTTTCCTGGCATTCTGCTGGCCATTGTGCTGGTTGCTACCCTGGGCACCGGCCTGACCAACGTAATGATTGCCGTAGGCATCGCGGCCATTCCAGTCTACGCCCGATTGGTAAGGGGTTCGGTGCTCGCGCTGCGCGACCGCGAGTTTGTGGAGGCCAGCCGGGCCCTGGGCAATCGCAACCGGCGCATCCTGCTGTGGCACATCCTGCCGAACTCACTCTCGCCCATCATTGTGCAGTCCAGCTTGCAGATGGCCGTAGCAATTTTGTTTGCCGCCGGACTGGGTTTCCTGGGTCTGGGTGCCAGGCCTCCCGAACCGGAGTGGGGGCTAATGCTGGCACGGGGGCGCGAATACCTGGCCACTGCCCCACACGTGGCCACCTTTCCAGGGCTGGCCATCATGTTTGTGGCCCTGGGCTTCAACCTGCTGGGAGATGCCCTGCGCGACGCGCTCGACCCCAGAACAGCAGGATGA
- a CDS encoding ABC transporter ATP-binding protein, whose protein sequence is MSELALDVQNATKKFGGLVAVNDVSLQVRPKEIFSVIGPNGAGKTTFFNLLTGIYKPDTGRVVFFGQDITGYSPDKVARTGIGRTFQNIRLFKAMTVLENVLVGHHSLTHQTYFDVLLHTPRFHLTERKAKARAMELLAYLNLDKRAEELASGLSYGEQRRLEIARALALEPKLLFLDEPAAGMNEQETEDLKVRVRKLRDDLGLTIVLIEHDMAMVMSISDRIAVLEYGSKIAEGLPAEIRANPRVIEAYLGKGAAGQAGGSTHASA, encoded by the coding sequence ATGAGCGAGTTGGCCCTGGATGTACAAAACGCCACCAAAAAGTTCGGCGGGTTGGTGGCCGTCAACGACGTGAGCCTACAGGTGCGACCCAAAGAAATTTTCTCGGTGATCGGCCCCAACGGGGCTGGCAAGACCACCTTCTTCAACCTGCTGACCGGAATTTATAAGCCCGACACCGGGCGGGTGGTCTTTTTCGGCCAGGACATCACCGGCTATTCACCGGATAAAGTAGCGCGCACCGGTATTGGCCGCACCTTCCAGAACATCCGCTTGTTTAAGGCCATGACGGTGCTGGAAAACGTGTTAGTGGGGCACCATAGCCTCACCCATCAGACCTACTTCGATGTCCTGTTGCATACCCCCCGGTTTCACCTGACCGAACGAAAAGCCAAAGCGCGGGCCATGGAACTGCTGGCCTACTTGAACCTGGACAAGCGGGCCGAAGAGCTGGCCTCCGGGCTTTCGTATGGGGAGCAGCGGCGGCTCGAGATCGCCCGGGCTCTGGCCCTGGAACCCAAGCTGCTTTTTCTGGATGAACCGGCGGCGGGGATGAACGAGCAGGAGACCGAAGACCTTAAGGTACGCGTGCGCAAGCTGCGCGACGACCTGGGTCTGACCATCGTGCTCATCGAACACGACATGGCCATGGTGATGAGCATCTCGGATCGGATTGCGGTGCTCGAGTACGGCTCCAAGATTGCCGAGGGTTTGCCCGCCGAGATCCGCGCCAATCCGCGGGTTATTGAAGCCTACCTGGGCAAAGGCGCAGCAGGACAGGCCGGAGGGAGCACGCATGCCTCTGCTTGA
- a CDS encoding YkvA family protein → MEELQRLEVTPIQPTERYSEAAFWQKLQRFARRAGRKVVEKALWLYYTLQEPSTPTWAKRTILGALVYFLVPLDAVADLAPLIGFTDDLSVLLLAAGTVAAHITPAIKERARRQASVWFGEAV, encoded by the coding sequence ATGGAAGAGTTACAAAGGCTCGAGGTTACACCCATCCAGCCCACTGAACGCTACAGTGAGGCCGCCTTCTGGCAAAAGCTGCAAAGGTTTGCCCGCCGGGCAGGCCGCAAGGTGGTGGAAAAGGCCCTCTGGCTTTATTACACCCTGCAAGAACCCAGCACACCTACCTGGGCCAAACGCACCATTCTGGGCGCGCTGGTCTATTTTCTAGTGCCCCTCGACGCGGTGGCCGATCTGGCCCCGTTAATCGGTTTTACCGATGACCTGAGCGTTTTGTTGTTGGCAGCAGGGACGGTAGCCGCTCACATTACGCCCGCCATCAAAGAGCGTGCCCGGCGTCAGGCCAGCGTGTGGTTTGGCGAGGCGGTTTAG
- a CDS encoding GNAT family N-acetyltransferase, producing the protein MLAEVTTYYLEMCSPQALRPKRVALEGLLLMKAEIPSAELQHFLYRSVGGNWYWYEKANWSYQAWWEYAQNPNLHTWVLYLKGTPAGYFQLEVQPEGNVEIVYFGLLEQFGGMGLGGHLLTCALEEAWRLGAQRVWVHTCSLDSPAALANYQARGMRLYKTETRLVEIPDRTPGPWPGAYG; encoded by the coding sequence ATGCTAGCCGAGGTTACAACCTACTACCTCGAGATGTGCTCACCCCAAGCACTACGCCCCAAGCGTGTGGCACTGGAGGGTTTGCTTTTGATGAAGGCCGAAATTCCCAGTGCCGAGCTGCAACACTTTCTCTACCGCAGCGTGGGGGGCAACTGGTACTGGTACGAAAAAGCCAACTGGAGCTACCAGGCTTGGTGGGAATACGCCCAAAACCCCAACCTGCATACCTGGGTGCTCTACCTGAAAGGCACGCCCGCAGGCTATTTTCAGCTCGAGGTGCAGCCCGAGGGGAACGTCGAAATTGTGTACTTTGGCCTGCTCGAGCAGTTTGGCGGAATGGGGCTAGGGGGACACCTGCTCACCTGTGCCCTCGAGGAAGCCTGGCGGCTGGGGGCCCAGCGGGTCTGGGTTCACACCTGCTCGCTCGACAGTCCAGCCGCCCTAGCCAACTACCAGGCCAGGGGCATGCGGCTGTACAAAACCGAGACCCGGCTGGTTGAAATCCCCGACCGGACACCTGGCCCCTGGCCAGGGGCCTATGGCTAA
- a CDS encoding branched-chain amino acid ABC transporter permease: MTVADLLAILPQTLLEGLLLGFVYAMVALGYTMVYGVLGLINFAHSEVFMIGAVIGLEVFRFWGNPEAPVISNPFLLLLVALAFAAAGSGLMATLVERFAYRPLRKRGSKNILVPMITAIGVSFLLQDLTRIYAAVRHNEFNMQYRTYDALNVVFELPLQTNIQVKGIIIIVVSILMLIGLTYLVNRTKLGKAIRAVSQDMQTAALMGINPDTIISRTFLVGGSLGGVAGVLFGLLYTNVTPYSGVLPGLKAFTSAVLGGIGNIPGAMVGGLILGQLETLSGTFLPFLTNGNFGTEYKDVFAFLTLVLLLLFRPQGIFGQNVSEKV; encoded by the coding sequence TTGACGGTTGCAGATCTACTTGCCATCCTGCCGCAAACCTTGCTCGAAGGTCTGCTGTTGGGATTTGTCTATGCCATGGTGGCCCTGGGCTATACCATGGTTTACGGGGTGCTGGGGCTGATTAACTTTGCACATTCCGAAGTTTTCATGATCGGAGCGGTGATTGGCCTCGAGGTCTTCCGCTTCTGGGGCAACCCCGAAGCGCCCGTAATTTCCAACCCCTTTTTGCTCTTGCTGGTCGCCCTGGCTTTTGCCGCGGCAGGATCAGGCCTTATGGCCACGCTGGTGGAGCGCTTCGCTTACCGGCCCCTGCGCAAGCGGGGCAGCAAAAACATCCTGGTGCCCATGATTACCGCCATCGGGGTCTCGTTCTTGCTGCAAGACCTAACCCGTATTTATGCGGCCGTACGGCATAACGAGTTCAACATGCAGTACCGAACCTACGATGCCCTCAACGTCGTGTTCGAGTTACCCCTGCAAACCAACATTCAGGTCAAGGGCATCATCATCATCGTGGTCTCTATCCTGATGCTCATCGGACTGACCTACCTGGTTAACCGCACCAAGCTTGGCAAAGCCATTCGGGCCGTTTCGCAGGATATGCAAACCGCCGCACTCATGGGCATCAACCCCGACACCATCATCTCGCGCACCTTCCTTGTTGGCGGTTCGCTGGGCGGGGTGGCTGGGGTTCTGTTCGGCTTGCTGTACACCAATGTAACCCCATACTCAGGGGTGTTGCCTGGACTAAAAGCCTTTACCTCGGCTGTTCTGGGTGGAATTGGCAACATCCCCGGCGCTATGGTTGGGGGGCTTATTCTAGGACAGCTCGAGACCCTCTCGGGCACTTTTCTACCCTTCCTAACCAATGGCAACTTTGGCACCGAATACAAGGATGTGTTCGCCTTCCTAACCCTGGTTTTGCTGTTGCTCTTCAGACCACAGGGCATCTTTGGTCAGAATGTGAGTGAAAAGGTATGA
- the nikB gene encoding nickel ABC transporter permease yields MTTYIARRLLTVIPTLLGVLLAVFLMVRLAPGDPAQLLAGEFATPETLADIRQRFGLDQPWHVQLGLYAANVVRGDLGQSVRTRKPVTYELRQYFPNTLRLTLGAMLVALLIGIPAGIIAATRPGTIFDLLAMLGALIGVSMPVFWFGLMAILIFSVQLGWFPVAGTGTLWHLVLPAITLGTGTAAILARMTRSAMLEVLSQDYIRTARAKGLAGRVVVFKHALRNALIPVVTITGLQFGGLLEGAVITETVFAWPGIGQLLVGSILARDYPVVQGAVLLIAVVFILINLIVDLLYGAIDPRIRYD; encoded by the coding sequence ATGACCACCTATATCGCCCGCCGCTTGCTCACGGTCATCCCCACCTTGCTGGGGGTCTTGCTGGCCGTATTCCTGATGGTACGGCTGGCCCCCGGCGACCCCGCCCAGCTACTGGCCGGGGAGTTCGCCACCCCCGAAACCCTGGCCGATATCCGCCAGCGTTTTGGTCTGGATCAGCCCTGGCATGTGCAGCTGGGCCTCTACGCGGCCAACGTGGTGCGGGGCGACCTGGGGCAGTCGGTACGCACCCGCAAGCCCGTCACCTACGAGCTGCGCCAGTACTTCCCCAACACCCTGCGGCTCACCCTGGGCGCCATGCTGGTCGCGCTTTTAATCGGAATTCCGGCGGGCATTATCGCCGCCACCCGGCCCGGTACCATCTTCGATCTGCTGGCCATGCTGGGGGCCTTGATTGGGGTCTCGATGCCGGTCTTCTGGTTTGGCCTGATGGCCATTCTCATTTTCTCGGTGCAGCTTGGGTGGTTTCCGGTAGCCGGCACGGGCACGCTCTGGCATCTGGTCTTGCCGGCCATTACCTTAGGCACCGGTACCGCTGCCATCCTGGCCCGTATGACCCGCAGCGCCATGCTGGAAGTGCTCTCGCAAGACTATATCCGCACCGCCCGGGCCAAAGGGCTAGCCGGAAGGGTAGTGGTCTTCAAGCACGCCCTGCGAAACGCCTTAATTCCTGTCGTAACCATCACCGGCCTGCAGTTTGGCGGGCTGCTAGAAGGAGCGGTCATCACCGAGACGGTGTTTGCCTGGCCTGGCATCGGGCAGTTGTTGGTGGGTTCGATTCTGGCTCGAGACTACCCGGTGGTGCAGGGCGCGGTGCTCCTGATCGCAGTGGTTTTTATCCTGATCAATCTCATCGTCGACCTGCTGTACGGCGCTATCGATCCGCGCATTCGCTACGACTAA
- a CDS encoding glutathione ABC transporter substrate-binding protein — protein MRFRFWLTLGLTLLLSWALAQSRTLIIAQGTDPTSLDAPLATDSPSATVASHVVETLFYYTPDGKIVPQLVERFSFSPDRKVLTLNLRKGIKFHDGTELNAEAVKFNLERLISPELASSFAFLLRGRVSAFEVVDAHTLRLRMPEPFAPVLAHLTHSSTAIQSPAAIRRLGAGYRDNPVGTGPYKFDRWQKGQFVELVRNDEYWGKKPAIERLRFLAVPEATTRMALVETGQAHVAVRVPPQDVQRLSARPEIDVVTTPSVRTIFFYFNQSKKPFDDVRVRKAINHAINKEEIVKFVLGGFGRASDAPISPGIFGYTKVGTYDYNPDLARQLLAQAGYNAQNPLRFTLHSPNGRYLQDIRVAEAVQSQLRAVGVQAQIQTLEWGAYLAATNQPRERNEIQVAMLGWGTVTGDADYGLFGLFHSSQHAPNGFNRGFYANPRLDRILEQARIATNPKARQQLYASAMQIIYNDVPWVFLHSEQQVTAIRREVQGFVVHPTERLIATEATFRTSAER, from the coding sequence ATGCGATTCAGATTCTGGCTCACCTTGGGGCTAACCCTCTTGCTCTCCTGGGCTTTGGCCCAGTCACGTACCCTGATCATCGCCCAGGGCACCGACCCCACCTCCCTCGACGCACCTCTGGCCACCGACTCCCCTTCGGCCACGGTTGCCAGCCACGTGGTAGAAACCCTGTTCTACTACACCCCCGACGGCAAAATCGTGCCGCAGTTGGTTGAGCGCTTCAGCTTCAGCCCTGACCGGAAGGTGCTCACCCTCAACCTGCGCAAAGGCATCAAGTTTCACGACGGAACCGAGCTCAACGCCGAGGCCGTGAAGTTCAACCTCGAGCGCCTGATCTCCCCCGAGCTGGCCTCCTCCTTTGCCTTCTTGCTGCGGGGGCGGGTCAGCGCCTTCGAAGTGGTGGACGCCCATACCCTGCGTCTGCGCATGCCGGAGCCCTTTGCCCCGGTGCTGGCCCACCTCACCCACAGCTCCACCGCCATCCAGAGCCCCGCGGCCATCCGCCGCTTAGGGGCAGGCTACCGCGACAACCCCGTGGGCACCGGCCCCTACAAGTTCGACCGCTGGCAGAAAGGCCAGTTTGTAGAGCTGGTGCGCAACGACGAGTACTGGGGTAAGAAGCCCGCCATCGAACGCCTGCGCTTCCTGGCCGTACCCGAGGCCACCACCCGGATGGCCCTGGTCGAGACCGGGCAGGCCCACGTGGCCGTGCGGGTTCCACCCCAGGATGTACAGCGCCTCAGCGCCCGTCCCGAGATTGATGTGGTAACCACCCCCAGTGTGCGCACCATCTTCTTCTACTTCAACCAAAGCAAAAAGCCCTTCGACGATGTGCGGGTGCGTAAAGCCATCAACCACGCCATCAACAAGGAAGAGATTGTGAAGTTTGTGCTGGGCGGTTTTGGCCGGGCCTCCGATGCCCCCATCAGCCCCGGCATCTTTGGCTACACCAAGGTAGGAACCTACGACTACAACCCCGACCTGGCCCGCCAGCTCCTGGCCCAGGCCGGTTACAACGCCCAGAACCCCCTGCGCTTTACCCTGCACAGCCCCAACGGGCGCTACCTGCAGGACATCCGGGTAGCCGAAGCGGTGCAGAGCCAGCTGCGGGCGGTGGGGGTACAGGCCCAGATCCAGACCCTCGAGTGGGGTGCTTACCTGGCAGCTACCAACCAGCCGCGTGAACGCAACGAGATCCAGGTGGCCATGCTGGGCTGGGGTACCGTCACGGGCGACGCCGACTACGGTCTGTTTGGGCTGTTCCACAGCTCGCAGCACGCCCCCAACGGCTTCAACCGGGGCTTCTACGCCAACCCCCGCTTAGACCGCATCCTCGAGCAGGCCCGCATCGCCACCAACCCCAAGGCCCGCCAGCAGCTCTACGCCAGCGCCATGCAGATTATCTACAACGACGTACCCTGGGTCTTCCTGCACTCCGAGCAGCAGGTTACAGCCATCCGCCGCGAGGTTCAGGGCTTTGTGGTACACCCCACCGAGCGCCTGATCGCCACCGAGGCTACCTTCCGCACCTCAGCCGAGCGCTAA